In a genomic window of Streptomyces sp. SJL17-4:
- a CDS encoding HAD-IA family hydrolase: MTRLAIWSDFRGVLTPPLAEGVRRFCEGRNHTPEQIRRSLRAIAERHGCPDGMAVLDSGVLDERRWTGEIERELLERFGITADLSDFATRWWSDQRLDDAWVAALREWRAAGAFVGLLSNLPAEWRTPLASFPAVADTFDDVLLSCDVGTRKPESEMFRLAEARSGLAPAFHVLADDLPENVAGARRAGWTGVLSGGDATKSAIALIDSMVSDATKSEGVSR, from the coding sequence GTGACGAGACTCGCGATCTGGAGCGACTTCCGCGGCGTCCTCACCCCGCCCCTCGCCGAGGGGGTCCGGCGGTTCTGCGAGGGCAGGAACCACACGCCCGAGCAGATCCGCCGGTCCCTGCGCGCGATCGCCGAGCGCCACGGCTGCCCGGACGGCATGGCGGTGCTCGACTCGGGGGTCCTCGACGAGCGCCGCTGGACCGGGGAGATCGAGCGGGAGCTGCTTGAGCGCTTCGGCATCACCGCCGACCTGTCCGACTTCGCCACGCGATGGTGGAGCGACCAGCGGCTCGACGACGCCTGGGTGGCGGCCCTGCGGGAGTGGCGGGCGGCGGGCGCCTTCGTCGGGCTCCTCTCCAATCTGCCGGCCGAGTGGCGGACGCCCCTGGCGTCCTTCCCGGCCGTCGCGGACACCTTCGACGACGTGCTGCTGTCCTGCGACGTCGGAACCCGCAAACCCGAATCCGAGATGTTCCGTCTCGCCGAGGCCCGCTCGGGCCTGGCACCCGCGTTCCACGTCCTGGCCGACGACCTGCCCGAGAACGTCGCGGGCGCCCGCCGGGCCGGCTGGACCGGCGTGCTCTCCGGCGGAGACGCGACGAAATCCGCGATCGCACTCATCGACTCGATGGTGAGCGACGCGACGAAGAGTGAAGGAGTGTCGCGATGA
- a CDS encoding AfsA-related hotdog domain-containing protein, producing the protein MTTAVKRISQELVHRAHPREILVSPPSRDAEHRYHATTVTTDISPYYLDHHGRHRLDVLLMTEACRQAAISAAHRYEGLPLGVAAFFNSIDVRLSNVDTLANSSEELMITTSMEEMKLRGDGSPKQIVYSQEAVVTGSDKPVLSSRMAVQGVAEGRYPDLRAYQRNGSAAPTTASMRATFRRHQDIVEPDRVGRTQTANVVLAGLRRTADGATAILDADLANVSLFDHDYDHYPAMVLIEAGRQLALACTERPVDWIISGCRAEFPGFAELDTQTAVVARQHGDEVEVVCRQNDVVVTEMWFELASMVTPVVGRS; encoded by the coding sequence ATGACCACTGCCGTGAAGCGCATCTCGCAAGAACTGGTGCACCGTGCCCACCCGAGGGAGATCCTGGTCTCCCCGCCGAGCCGGGACGCCGAACACCGGTACCACGCGACGACGGTCACCACCGACATCAGCCCCTACTACCTCGACCACCACGGCCGACACCGGCTCGACGTCCTGCTGATGACCGAGGCCTGCCGGCAGGCGGCGATCAGCGCGGCCCACCGGTACGAAGGCCTGCCGCTCGGTGTCGCGGCGTTCTTCAACTCCATCGACGTCCGGCTGAGCAACGTCGACACGCTGGCGAACTCCAGCGAGGAGCTGATGATCACCACCTCCATGGAGGAGATGAAGCTGCGCGGCGACGGGTCGCCGAAGCAGATCGTCTACTCGCAGGAGGCCGTCGTCACCGGCTCGGACAAGCCGGTGCTGAGCTCGCGGATGGCGGTCCAGGGAGTGGCCGAGGGGCGGTATCCGGACCTGCGCGCCTACCAGCGCAACGGTTCCGCGGCACCGACCACGGCGTCGATGCGCGCCACCTTCCGGCGCCACCAGGACATCGTCGAGCCCGACCGGGTCGGCCGGACGCAGACGGCCAACGTCGTCCTCGCCGGACTGCGGCGGACCGCCGACGGTGCCACCGCGATCCTCGACGCGGATCTGGCCAACGTGAGCCTGTTCGACCACGACTACGACCACTACCCCGCGATGGTCCTCATCGAGGCAGGCCGACAGCTCGCCCTGGCCTGCACGGAGCGACCGGTGGACTGGATCATCAGCGGCTGCCGTGCCGAGTTCCCGGGGTTCGCCGAACTCGACACCCAGACCGCCGTCGTCGCCCGTCAGCACGGTGACGAGGTCGAGGTCGTCTGCCGGCAGAACGACGTCGTCGTCACCGAGATGTGGTTCGAACTGGCGTCGATGGTGACACCGGTGGTGGGCCGGTCGTGA
- a CDS encoding FAD-dependent monooxygenase → MSPRVLIVGAGPVGLAAAVSLRLQGVPVTVVDKAASPHTHPKAVVLWPRALEVFDGLGVADRLETEGHPLTGQHYHSNGTRVASLTFRRLRHTKYRYALAIPQHTTERVLRERLSALGGSIRTHTELTGLRQDADTVTTTLADLDTGTTREETYDWVIGADGVHSSVRSATGIGFEGHTYEQTFLLSDGPCDTGLATDSAHYFMTDTGVLVMVPLPDKQWRAFISAPREIPEGEALVDTVARVVSQRSPVPVRFLDGHAAGRFRIHRKAAERVWQGRVFLVGDAAHAHSPAGAQGINTGVEDATSLAWRLGGICRGSVPTADSERVFTQWSDERHQVVENVLRDTDLQTRLWGVRGFRRRLRDAALYGAERTGLLDRVVIPRQTQIVQRFSPGPGQGRPKAVGVLRSHARLPNVEIPTDASAGTRLHDFLSPTEPVAIEFDPAGTPGHHTKVRHAAAGGAGLDVVSLSGPALRSALGISRRVTCVVRPDGIVAELTPDTAGKGAGTT, encoded by the coding sequence ATGAGCCCTCGCGTTCTGATCGTGGGCGCCGGCCCGGTCGGCCTGGCCGCAGCCGTCTCCTTACGGCTCCAGGGCGTGCCGGTGACGGTGGTCGACAAGGCAGCGAGCCCGCACACCCACCCGAAGGCCGTCGTCCTGTGGCCGCGCGCGCTGGAGGTCTTCGACGGCCTCGGCGTCGCCGACCGGCTGGAGACCGAGGGACACCCCCTCACCGGCCAGCACTACCACTCCAACGGGACCCGCGTCGCCAGCCTGACCTTCCGCAGGCTCCGCCACACCAAGTACCGGTACGCGCTGGCGATCCCTCAGCACACCACGGAGCGCGTCCTGCGGGAGCGGCTCTCCGCACTCGGCGGTTCGATCCGTACCCACACGGAACTGACCGGCCTGCGGCAGGACGCGGACACGGTGACCACCACGCTCGCCGACCTGGACACCGGCACCACGCGGGAAGAGACGTACGACTGGGTGATCGGGGCGGACGGCGTCCACAGCTCCGTCCGCTCCGCCACCGGCATCGGCTTCGAGGGCCATACGTACGAGCAGACCTTCCTGCTGTCGGACGGCCCCTGTGACACCGGGCTCGCCACCGACTCCGCGCACTACTTCATGACCGACACCGGTGTACTCGTCATGGTGCCGCTCCCGGACAAGCAGTGGCGCGCCTTCATCAGCGCACCCCGCGAGATCCCGGAGGGCGAAGCACTCGTCGACACGGTGGCGCGCGTGGTGAGCCAGCGGTCGCCGGTCCCGGTGCGGTTCCTCGACGGCCACGCCGCAGGCCGGTTCCGTATCCACCGCAAGGCGGCGGAACGCGTCTGGCAGGGCAGGGTCTTCCTCGTCGGGGACGCCGCTCACGCGCACAGCCCGGCGGGCGCGCAGGGCATCAACACCGGTGTCGAGGACGCGACCAGCCTGGCGTGGCGCCTCGGCGGGATCTGCCGGGGCTCGGTGCCCACCGCGGACTCCGAGCGGGTCTTCACGCAGTGGTCGGACGAGCGCCACCAGGTCGTCGAGAACGTGCTGCGCGACACGGACCTCCAGACCCGGCTGTGGGGCGTACGCGGGTTCCGCCGGCGCCTGCGGGACGCGGCGCTGTACGGGGCCGAGCGCACCGGCCTGCTCGACCGCGTGGTCATCCCCCGCCAGACGCAGATCGTCCAGCGGTTCAGCCCGGGCCCGGGACAGGGGCGGCCGAAGGCCGTCGGGGTCCTCCGCAGCCACGCCCGGCTGCCGAACGTGGAGATTCCCACGGACGCGTCCGCCGGGACACGCCTGCACGACTTCCTCTCGCCGACGGAGCCGGTCGCCATCGAGTTCGACCCCGCGGGCACGCCGGGCCATCACACGAAGGTCCGGCACGCGGCCGCCGGGGGAGCGGGGCTCGACGTCGTGTCGCTCTCCGGCCCTGCCCTCCGGTCCGCCCTGGGCATCAGCCGACGCGTCACCTGCGTGGTGCGCCCGGACGGGATCGTGGCCGAGCTCACTCCCGACACGGCCGGCAAGGGGGCCGGCACCACATGA
- a CDS encoding beta-ketoacyl synthase N-terminal-like domain-containing protein — protein sequence MTNRANAPRIIDVSVLSVAGVGMEALRERLNAPAAEGFPLTPPPQADAGDYAGIPGDISPVPSFDITDFVPKKGTKNIDRTTALGLAASARLKRTLTDHPGITGDSWPSTGVAMGSMVGSLRSSIELDSSVIEGAGIDLINPARFPNTTMNCCASQVAIWNGFRGPNSTLANGSLSAVSALQYAARLIHRGHARRMFVGGVEELSPHTAWGIRSKKIVHDTVPVSEAAAVFALEPEGLSQAPALATVPACAVGFAPERTNAGFADALRRVVAGVLRQAEVDDTAVDLVLPGAEGTVLAEAEQAALAGFTAQRVDVRTALGECGSATGALQVAAALAVGRPGGTALITGIDISGAVGAAVLRIGAGT from the coding sequence GTGACGAATCGGGCCAACGCACCTCGGATCATCGACGTTTCCGTCCTGTCCGTCGCGGGCGTCGGCATGGAGGCCCTGCGGGAGCGCCTGAACGCGCCCGCCGCCGAGGGGTTTCCGCTGACCCCGCCGCCGCAGGCCGACGCCGGGGACTACGCCGGCATTCCCGGCGACATCTCGCCGGTACCTTCCTTCGACATCACCGACTTCGTGCCCAAGAAGGGCACGAAGAACATCGACCGCACCACTGCTCTCGGCCTCGCGGCCAGCGCCCGGCTCAAGCGGACACTGACCGACCACCCCGGCATCACCGGCGACTCCTGGCCGTCCACCGGTGTCGCGATGGGCAGCATGGTCGGCAGCCTCCGCAGCAGCATCGAACTGGACTCCAGCGTGATCGAGGGGGCCGGCATCGATCTGATCAACCCGGCCCGGTTCCCCAACACCACGATGAACTGCTGCGCCAGCCAGGTCGCGATCTGGAACGGCTTCCGCGGCCCGAACTCGACCCTCGCCAACGGCAGCCTCAGCGCCGTCTCGGCCCTGCAGTACGCGGCGCGGCTGATCCACCGCGGCCATGCGCGACGGATGTTCGTCGGCGGGGTGGAGGAGCTGTCCCCGCACACCGCCTGGGGCATCCGGTCGAAGAAGATCGTGCACGACACCGTGCCCGTCTCCGAGGCCGCCGCCGTGTTCGCGCTGGAGCCCGAGGGGCTCAGCCAGGCGCCCGCCCTGGCGACGGTGCCGGCCTGCGCGGTGGGCTTCGCCCCCGAGCGTACGAACGCCGGATTCGCCGACGCCCTGCGCCGGGTCGTCGCCGGAGTGCTCCGGCAGGCCGAGGTGGACGACACCGCCGTCGACCTCGTACTGCCCGGTGCGGAGGGGACCGTGCTGGCAGAGGCCGAGCAGGCCGCGCTGGCCGGGTTCACCGCCCAGCGAGTGGACGTGCGCACGGCCCTCGGCGAGTGCGGCAGCGCCACGGGAGCCCTGCAGGTCGCGGCCGCGCTGGCGGTCGGACGACCCGGCGGCACCGCGCTGATCACCGGGATCGACATCTCGGGCGCCGTGGGTGCCGCTGTCCTGCGGATCGGGGCGGGGACATGA
- a CDS encoding beta-ketoacyl-[acyl-carrier-protein] synthase family protein — protein sequence MPARTRRVVVTGIGCVSSIGTGVENFTEGIKSGRSGISEIRSFDSSDFSSHLGGEVHDFAPETIVHTIDPADWGRTAQIAAAAARLALQDSGIELSEDLRLTAGAIIGTTNGEAPTVDDLTGQWLDRGPGLMDAALVSLLPAGNIAAAVSVELGLHGETMTIPTACSAANYAIGSAGDKIASGEADVMFAGGSDSVNRFTHAGFLSLGAISNGVGRPFDRNRTGIVTAEGGAVLMLEEYEHAVRRGAHIYAELLGYGLSCDAHHIVHPDADSIATCIRRAHAHSGIDASSVDYISAHGTGTPTNDVTEVTATRSVFGDAHPPMSSIKSMLGHTMGAASGFGAIACCKAIEESFLPPTINLEEVDPELGPGIDYVAGKARGARVNIAQNHGFAFGGNNAITIFGAVADQPVPAVAGESM from the coding sequence ATGCCGGCTAGGACCCGTCGCGTGGTCGTCACCGGAATCGGCTGCGTCAGCAGCATCGGAACCGGTGTCGAGAACTTCACCGAGGGCATCAAGAGCGGCCGGAGCGGTATCTCGGAGATCCGCTCGTTCGACAGCAGCGACTTCAGCAGCCACCTGGGCGGCGAAGTGCACGACTTCGCTCCCGAGACGATCGTCCACACGATCGACCCCGCCGACTGGGGCCGGACCGCGCAGATCGCGGCCGCCGCGGCCCGGCTGGCGTTACAGGACTCCGGCATCGAGTTATCCGAGGACCTCCGGCTGACGGCCGGCGCCATCATCGGGACGACCAACGGGGAGGCCCCCACGGTCGACGACCTGACCGGCCAGTGGCTGGACCGCGGCCCCGGCCTCATGGACGCCGCCCTGGTCAGCCTGCTGCCCGCGGGCAACATCGCCGCCGCCGTATCGGTCGAACTCGGCCTCCACGGCGAGACGATGACGATCCCCACGGCCTGTTCCGCCGCCAACTACGCCATCGGCAGCGCCGGGGACAAGATCGCCTCGGGCGAGGCGGACGTCATGTTCGCCGGCGGATCCGACAGCGTGAACCGCTTCACCCACGCCGGATTCCTCAGTCTCGGCGCCATCTCCAACGGGGTGGGACGGCCCTTCGACCGGAACCGGACGGGCATCGTCACGGCCGAGGGCGGTGCCGTGCTCATGCTGGAGGAATACGAGCACGCCGTCCGTCGCGGTGCCCACATCTACGCCGAACTGCTCGGATACGGGCTCTCCTGCGACGCGCACCACATCGTGCACCCCGACGCGGACAGCATCGCGACCTGCATCCGGCGGGCCCACGCCCACTCGGGCATCGACGCGAGCAGCGTCGACTACATCTCCGCCCACGGCACGGGTACGCCGACCAACGACGTCACCGAAGTCACCGCCACCCGCAGTGTGTTCGGCGACGCGCACCCGCCGATGAGCTCCATCAAGTCGATGCTGGGGCACACCATGGGAGCGGCCAGCGGATTCGGCGCGATCGCCTGCTGCAAGGCGATCGAGGAGTCCTTCCTGCCGCCGACGATCAACCTCGAAGAGGTCGATCCGGAACTCGGTCCCGGCATCGACTACGTCGCCGGGAAGGCGCGCGGCGCACGGGTGAACATCGCCCAGAACCACGGTTTCGCGTTCGGCGGGAACAACGCGATCACGATCTTCGGCGCCGTCGCGGATCAGCCCGTGCCCGCCGTAGCAGGGGAGTCGATGTGA
- a CDS encoding acyl carrier protein — METTLSDETIKQVTLEIVVDELELDVEPGEVDMTANLMDEYEADSLGLIQILARVNKELAIRLPREEVGDLRTVDQMVRRIIELRAGEETVDAG, encoded by the coding sequence GTGGAAACCACACTCAGCGACGAAACGATCAAGCAGGTCACCCTGGAGATCGTCGTCGATGAACTGGAGCTCGACGTCGAGCCCGGCGAGGTCGACATGACCGCGAACCTGATGGACGAGTACGAGGCCGACTCGCTCGGCCTGATCCAGATCCTTGCCAGGGTGAACAAGGAACTGGCGATACGGCTGCCGCGTGAAGAGGTCGGCGACCTGCGCACGGTGGACCAGATGGTCCGGCGGATCATCGAGCTCCGCGCCGGTGAGGAGACCGTCGATGCCGGCTAG
- a CDS encoding zinc-binding dehydrogenase, with the protein MGDKRMWALVADGAGGIAPAEVDRPPLEAGQILVSVRACSANFGEITDVLPGAPRGYIPGWEAVGTVLEAGRSAARFRPGDLVATLGQTGGWAQYRVVDERLAFRLPSDSSPTSMAVIGVAGGTAIRVIRRLGSTLGTRVMVTGAASAVGVFAVQLLAMAGACVVAVDRRTERHSRHRTLGATDVIRTPAENSEPVGAVIDTVGGDVLVQAFRQLSANGRLIAVGHTARECEKFQLGDFEGDDGRHGRVIETMYLLQDDPRRTLADDIEWLARLVDDGDILTPEILVQEKSSFASTVTLKPRPNGWVKTVLKID; encoded by the coding sequence GTGGGCGACAAGCGGATGTGGGCGTTAGTGGCCGATGGCGCGGGCGGCATCGCGCCTGCCGAAGTCGACCGTCCCCCGCTCGAGGCGGGTCAGATCCTCGTCTCCGTGCGGGCCTGCTCGGCCAACTTCGGCGAGATCACGGACGTCCTGCCAGGCGCACCGCGGGGTTACATCCCCGGCTGGGAAGCCGTCGGCACGGTCCTTGAGGCCGGCCGCTCCGCCGCGCGGTTCCGGCCCGGCGACCTGGTCGCCACGCTCGGACAGACAGGCGGCTGGGCCCAGTACCGGGTGGTGGACGAGCGACTCGCCTTCCGTCTGCCCTCGGACAGCTCGCCGACGTCGATGGCGGTCATCGGAGTCGCCGGCGGAACCGCGATCCGGGTGATCCGCCGATTAGGGTCGACCCTGGGCACGCGCGTCATGGTCACGGGCGCGGCCTCCGCCGTGGGTGTCTTCGCGGTGCAGCTGCTAGCCATGGCCGGAGCGTGCGTGGTCGCGGTGGACCGCAGGACAGAACGGCATTCCCGGCACCGTACCTTGGGTGCCACGGATGTGATCAGAACGCCGGCGGAAAATAGTGAGCCGGTAGGGGCGGTCATCGATACCGTCGGAGGCGATGTCCTCGTTCAGGCATTCCGGCAACTGAGTGCCAACGGCCGACTGATAGCGGTCGGCCACACCGCACGTGAGTGCGAGAAGTTCCAGTTGGGGGACTTCGAGGGGGATGACGGCCGACACGGCCGAGTCATCGAAACGATGTATCTGCTGCAGGATGATCCGCGGCGCACACTCGCCGACGACATCGAGTGGCTGGCCCGACTGGTCGACGACGGGGACATTCTGACTCCCGAGATCCTCGTCCAGGAGAAATCCTCTTTCGCGTCGACGGTGACGCTGAAACCCAGGCCGAATGGCTGGGTCAAAACCGTCCTCAAAATCGACTGA
- a CDS encoding helix-turn-helix domain-containing protein → MESLRDIKKAEVKQQIVRSARELGASSGYDATTVAQICRHARVGTSTFFRYFPEKQSVFLAPEVELWHRYLEELPPEASTMADLNGPLEHVLSTAGEQWADDFAASLDLASGSMTLAKHSFDHCVEMEGTILNRVVANGTHDSLVTHMRVGVFLASWRIAQSRWRETSDRTIGSLVAIRREAFDLVSDLGSDPRTA, encoded by the coding sequence GTGGAGAGCCTCCGTGACATCAAGAAAGCCGAGGTCAAGCAGCAGATAGTGCGCTCAGCGCGCGAACTCGGGGCGTCGTCCGGCTACGACGCGACCACCGTGGCCCAGATCTGCCGACACGCCCGCGTGGGCACCAGCACGTTCTTCCGGTACTTCCCGGAGAAGCAGTCGGTGTTCCTCGCCCCCGAAGTCGAGTTGTGGCACCGCTACCTGGAGGAGCTGCCCCCCGAGGCGTCCACCATGGCGGACCTCAACGGCCCCCTGGAGCACGTGCTGTCCACTGCGGGGGAGCAGTGGGCCGACGACTTCGCGGCCTCGCTCGACCTCGCGTCCGGCAGCATGACCCTGGCCAAGCACAGCTTCGACCACTGCGTCGAGATGGAGGGCACCATCCTGAACAGGGTCGTCGCGAACGGCACGCACGACAGCCTGGTCACCCATATGCGGGTCGGCGTCTTCCTGGCGTCGTGGCGCATCGCGCAGAGCCGCTGGCGCGAGACGAGCGACCGCACCATCGGCTCGCTGGTCGCGATCCGGCGAGAGGCGTTCGACCTCGTCAGCGACCTCGGGTCGGACCCGCGCACGGCCTGA
- a CDS encoding AAA family ATPase has protein sequence MIGLEPVKRQVRTLVAQLRMATVRREQGLPTTAGPQHFVFAGPPGTGKTTVARIIGDIFAGPGMLETGTLVETSRVDLVGEHLGSSAMKTKAVIDSALGGVLFVDEAYALYNTGYSGGDAFGKEALQVLLKRAEDDRDQLVVILAGHPEEMAELLSTNPGLTSRFSTRIDFPSYSAAELLRIAHGVLEAQGDIVDEDADAVLHSHFQGVVRDGLVDRLGNGRLARELCRKAASARDLRLYDTHGGHVAPSRDDLVTVRVADLNTAYVELRSAGGPPSR, from the coding sequence ATGATCGGGCTCGAACCCGTCAAGCGGCAGGTGCGGACCCTCGTGGCCCAGCTGCGGATGGCCACCGTCCGCAGGGAGCAGGGGCTGCCGACGACCGCCGGGCCGCAGCACTTCGTCTTCGCCGGCCCCCCGGGCACCGGCAAGACGACCGTGGCCCGCATCATCGGCGACATCTTCGCCGGCCCCGGAATGCTGGAGACGGGGACGCTCGTCGAGACCTCGCGGGTCGACCTCGTGGGCGAACACCTCGGGTCGTCGGCGATGAAGACGAAGGCCGTCATCGACTCCGCCCTCGGCGGTGTCCTCTTCGTCGACGAGGCCTACGCGCTGTACAACACCGGCTACTCCGGAGGAGACGCCTTCGGCAAGGAGGCCCTTCAGGTGCTGCTCAAGCGGGCCGAGGACGACCGCGACCAGCTTGTCGTCATCCTGGCCGGCCACCCGGAGGAGATGGCCGAACTGCTCTCCACGAACCCGGGCCTCACCTCCCGTTTCAGTACGCGGATCGACTTCCCGTCGTACTCGGCGGCGGAACTCCTCCGGATCGCCCACGGCGTTCTGGAGGCGCAGGGCGACATCGTGGACGAGGACGCCGACGCCGTCCTCCACTCCCACTTCCAGGGGGTCGTACGGGACGGACTCGTCGACCGGTTGGGCAACGGGCGGCTCGCTCGTGAGCTCTGCCGAAAGGCCGCCTCGGCCCGCGATCTGCGCCTCTACGACACCCACGGCGGGCATGTCGCCCCCAGCCGGGACGACCTCGTCACCGTGCGCGTCGCCGACCTCAACACGGCGTACGTGGAGTTGCGTTCCGCCGGCGGTCCACCGTCCAGGTGA
- a CDS encoding Ku protein produces the protein MRSIWNGAISFGLVSIPIKLVNATESRSVSFRQIHTEDGGRVRYKKVCELDGEEVPQAEIGKAYEDADGTMIPITEEDLAALPLPTAKTIEIVAFVPAGDIDPLQMDAAYYLSANGVPAAKPYTLLREALKRSEKVAVAKYALRGRERLGMLRVVDDVIAMHGLLWPDEIRAPEGVAPENPVSVRDAELDLADALMATLGEVDMSTLHDDYRTAVEEMIAAKAEGGEGVAPPDTGEERGGGQVIDLMAALENSVRAAKEARGEGGEGEGKAEGKAEGKAEAEVTQLTSRARTPKSTDTKKSTSKTPAKKTAAAAHKSTAKTAKTATKKTPAKSTATKSTATKKTAAKKTTAKKATPRKRTA, from the coding sequence GTGCGATCCATCTGGAACGGCGCCATATCCTTCGGCCTGGTCAGCATCCCGATCAAACTCGTGAACGCCACCGAGAGCCGGTCCGTCTCCTTCCGGCAGATCCACACCGAGGACGGCGGTCGCGTCCGCTACAAGAAGGTGTGCGAACTCGACGGCGAGGAGGTCCCGCAGGCGGAGATCGGCAAGGCGTACGAGGATGCCGACGGGACCATGATCCCGATCACCGAGGAGGACCTGGCCGCGCTGCCGCTCCCCACGGCGAAGACGATCGAGATCGTCGCCTTCGTACCGGCCGGCGACATCGACCCGCTGCAGATGGACGCCGCGTACTACCTCTCGGCGAACGGCGTCCCGGCGGCCAAGCCGTACACCCTGCTCCGCGAGGCGCTGAAGCGCAGCGAGAAGGTGGCCGTGGCCAAGTACGCCCTCAGGGGGCGGGAGCGCCTGGGGATGCTCCGGGTCGTGGACGACGTGATCGCCATGCACGGCCTGCTCTGGCCGGACGAGATCCGCGCGCCGGAGGGCGTGGCCCCGGAGAACCCGGTGAGCGTGAGGGACGCCGAACTCGACCTGGCGGACGCCCTGATGGCCACCCTGGGCGAGGTCGACATGAGCACCCTGCACGACGACTACCGCACGGCGGTCGAGGAGATGATCGCGGCGAAGGCGGAGGGCGGCGAGGGAGTCGCACCCCCGGACACGGGCGAGGAGCGCGGCGGCGGCCAGGTCATCGACCTGATGGCGGCCCTGGAGAACAGCGTGAGGGCGGCGAAGGAGGCCAGGGGCGAGGGCGGGGAGGGGGAGGGGAAGGCGGAGGGGAAGGCGGAGGGGAAGGCGGAGGCGGAGGTCACCCAGCTGACGTCGCGCGCACGCACACCGAAGTCGACGGACACGAAGAAGTCCACGTCGAAGACACCGGCGAAGAAGACGGCGGCCGCGGCGCACAAGTCGACGGCGAAGACGGCGAAGACGGCGACGAAGAAGACGCCGGCGAAGAGCACGGCGACGAAGAGCACGGCGACGAAGAAGACGGCGGCGAAGAAGACGACCGCGAAGAAGGCGACCCCACGCAAGCGCACGGCGTAG
- the ligD gene encoding non-homologous end-joining DNA ligase, translating into MTPLTEVEGRRLALSNLDKVLHPVTGTTKGELLHYYATVGAAILPHLRDRPVSFLRYPDGPDGQLFFTKNPPPGTPSWVRTTPVPRSEDPRARQVVVEDLASLMWAANLVVEFHTPQWRASSPAVADRLVFDLDPGPPATVVECCRVALHLRERLAADGLDAFAKTSGSKGLHLLVPVVPTPSPRVSAYARKLAVEAEAALPRLVVHRMARALRPGKVFVDHSQNAAAKTTATPYTLRARPLPMVSAPVTWEEVEECAGAAADPESLVLLMDDIAPRLERYGELLAPLFAPERAGDVP; encoded by the coding sequence ATGACGCCTCTCACAGAGGTGGAGGGGCGGCGCCTGGCGCTCAGCAACCTGGACAAGGTGCTCCACCCGGTCACCGGCACCACCAAGGGCGAGCTGCTCCACTACTACGCGACCGTCGGGGCCGCGATCCTGCCGCATCTGCGCGATCGCCCGGTGTCCTTCCTGCGCTATCCGGACGGCCCCGACGGGCAGCTCTTCTTCACGAAGAATCCGCCGCCCGGCACACCCTCCTGGGTGAGGACCACCCCGGTGCCGCGCTCCGAGGACCCCCGGGCCCGGCAGGTGGTCGTCGAGGACCTCGCCTCGCTGATGTGGGCCGCGAACCTCGTCGTGGAGTTCCACACGCCCCAGTGGCGGGCCTCCTCCCCCGCCGTCGCCGACCGGCTCGTGTTCGACCTCGACCCCGGGCCGCCGGCGACGGTCGTCGAGTGCTGCCGCGTCGCCCTTCACCTGCGCGAGCGGCTCGCCGCGGACGGCCTCGACGCCTTCGCCAAGACCTCCGGCTCCAAGGGGCTGCACCTGCTCGTCCCGGTGGTGCCCACGCCGTCCCCGCGCGTCTCGGCGTACGCGCGGAAGCTCGCCGTCGAGGCGGAGGCCGCGCTGCCGCGGCTCGTCGTGCACCGGATGGCCCGGGCCCTGCGGCCCGGGAAGGTCTTCGTCGACCACAGCCAGAACGCCGCCGCCAAGACCACCGCCACGCCCTACACCCTGCGGGCGCGGCCCCTCCCCATGGTCTCGGCGCCCGTCACGTGGGAGGAGGTCGAGGAGTGCGCCGGGGCCGCCGCGGACCCCGAGTCCCTCGTCCTCCTCATGGATGACATCGCGCCACGTCTTGAGCGGTACGGGGAGCTCCTCGCGCCACTTTTCGCGCCCGAGCGGGCGGGGGACGTGCCGTGA